CGCCCAGTGTTTGAATTCGGGGCGAGGATGGATGTAGGAAGCTCGCCTGCCAATGTCAAGGGCGGTTCTGAGCAATGGCTCGAGCTCAGCGGCATATTCCGGATGGCGCATGAGGCAACTTTCAAGGCTTTCGCCCGAGCGTATCCGCTCATAACATTCGCTGAAAATATCGTCTAATTTTCTAGTCATCCCATTTCCCGTAAAGGGCCTTTCTTAGTGAGGCCGTAGCATTGAACTGTAATGCCTTTACTGTCCCCTCGCTTTTACCCAGCGTTTTAGCCACCTCAGCAATTGACAATTGCCCAATGAAGCGGAGCATGGCTACCTCTCGCTGGGCCTCTGGCAACTGTTCCAATGCTTGCTTCAGTTGGTAAACTTCAAAATTCCGCTCTGTCATCTGCACCGGGTCCTCCATGCTATGTGCGTAGGCTTCCTCGAGACTGGCCCTTTTTTCCTTAGACTGTTTTCTCATACGGTCGATTACCCTGTTGTGGGCGATCTTGAATAACCAAGCGGCAAATGGTAGGGCACGCCACTGGTAAGAGCCAATCGATTCAAGCGCTTTAATAAATACATCCTGAGTTAAGTCCTCCGCCTCAACTTGATTTCTAACCTTGACATAGATATAACGATAAATTTTATCAAAGTTCTGGTTGTATAGCTGCGTAAAGGCTGCTTGATCACCATTTACTGCCTGCTGTACTAAATATTCTTCACTTAGCACCAGGATAACCTCTTGCCTGGTGTCTATT
This is a stretch of genomic DNA from Chloroflexota bacterium. It encodes these proteins:
- a CDS encoding sigma-70 family RNA polymerase sigma factor — translated: MRSTIIDTRQEVILVLSEEYLVQQAVNGDQAAFTQLYNQNFDKIYRYIYVKVRNQVEAEDLTQDVFIKALESIGSYQWRALPFAAWLFKIAHNRVIDRMRKQSKEKRASLEEAYAHSMEDPVQMTERNFEVYQLKQALEQLPEAQREVAMLRFIGQLSIAEVAKTLGKSEGTVKALQFNATASLRKALYGKWDD